The following proteins are encoded in a genomic region of Mangifera indica cultivar Alphonso unplaced genomic scaffold, CATAS_Mindica_2.1 Un_0024, whole genome shotgun sequence:
- the LOC123206098 gene encoding pentatricopeptide repeat-containing protein At4g08210-like: MDLKRIMVALRHCGRIQSIKRGKSLHSHVIKHGFSHNIFIANNLLSMYIDFTLLGDAQKLFDEIPDKNIVTWTTMVYAYATNKRPDKAISLYEYMLESELEAPNGFMYSAVLKACALAGDLELGRLIHKRISRDNLENDTVLMNTLLDMYVKCGRLEDAREVFDKLLNANSTSWNTIISGYCKEGLIEEAIGLFHQMPARNAASWNSIIAGLADSGSLQALEFVCMMHKQGLNLDEFTLPCSLKACSSLGLLNIGKQIHCHVIKSGLERSCFTISALLDMYSNCNALSEAVRLFHQYLSYDALASNNLAPWNSMLSGYVINEQNEAAASLLLQIHSSGLYIDSYTFSSALKVCINFLNLRLGLQVHGLIVTSGYQLDYVVGSILIDLYAKLGNVKNALFLFHRLPKKDIIAWSSLIMGCAKVGLNLLAFSLFRDMVRSDFGVDQFVISSILKVCSSLASVGSGKQVHALCVKSGFNTEEVTLTSLIDMYLKCGQIEDGLVLFSYMPERDIVSWTGIIVGCGQNGRAKEAITFFNQMLQSGLKPNEVTFLGVLSACRHAGLVREAWTIFESMKAEFGVEPHLEHYYCMVDLLGQAGCFQEARKLIADMPFEPDKTIWSSMLKACGTHKNIELVGVVAEQLIAASPEDPSIYVMLSNIYAELEMWDSLSKVRNACKKLGRKEAGMSWIEITS, from the coding sequence ATGTACATAGACTTTACCTTATTGGGCGACGCGCAGAAACTGTTCGATGAAATACCTGACAAAAATATTGTTACATGGACCACTATGGTCTATGCTTATGCAACTAACAAAAGACCTGACAAAGCTATCagtttatatgaatatatgttaGAATCTGAATTAGAAGCTCCAAATGGGTTTATGTATTCTGCGGTTTTAAAGGCATGTGCTCTGGCGGGTGATCTTGAACTGGGTAGATTGATACATAAACGAATTTCTAGAGACAATTTAGAGAATGACACAGTTTTGATGAATACCCTTTTGGACATGTATGTTAAATGTGGACGTTTGGAAGATGCAAGGGAAGTTTTTGATAAGCTTTTGAATGCGAATTCAACCTCTTGGAATACTATCATTTCAGGGTATTGTAAAGAAGGCTTGATAGAAGAAGCAATCGGTTTGTTTCATCAAATGCCAGCAAGGAATGCTGCTTCCTGGAATAGTATAATTGCTGGTTTGGCGGACAGTGGAAGTTTGCAAGCACTCGAATTTGTGTGTATGATGCATAAACAAGGTTTAAACCTTGATGAGTTCACATTACCCTGTAGTCTTAAAGCATGCAGTTCACTTGGCTTGTTAAATATAGGGAAACAGATTCATTGTCATGTTATTAAATCAGGTCTTGAACGTAGTTGTTTCACTATTTCAGCATTGCTTGACATGTATTCAAATTGCAATGCATTAAGTGAAGCAGTAAGGTTATTTCATCAATACTTGAGTTATGATGCTTTGGCTTCCAATAACTTGGCACCGTGGAATTCTATGCTTTCTGGGTATGTTATTAATGAACAGAATGAAGCAGCAGCGAGTCTCCTTTTACAAATCCATAGCTCTGGTCTGTATATTGATTCTTACACTTTCAGTAGTGCTTTGAAGGTCTGCATCAACTTTCTCAACTTGAGACTTGGGCTTCAAGTTCATGGTTTGATTGTCACTAGCGGATATCAGTTAGATTATGTTGTAGGAAGCATTCTTATAGATCTCTATGCAAAACTGGGAAATGTAAAAAATGCATTGTTTCTGTTTCATAGGCTTCCAAAGAAAGATATCATAGCTTGGTCTAGTTTGATCATGGGGTGTGCCAAAGTGGGTTTGAACTTGTTAGCTTTTTCACTGTTCAGAGACATGGTACGTTCAGATTTTGGAGTAGACCAGTTTGTTATTTCAAGTATTCTAAAGGTTTGTTCAAGTTTAGCATCTGTTGGAAGTGGCAAGCAGGTTCATGCACTGTGTGTTAAGAGTGGATTCAACACAGAGGAAGTTACGTTAACCTCACtaattgatatgtatttaaAGTGTGGTCAAATTGAGGACGGTTTAGTGTTGTTTAGCTATATGCCAGAGAGAGACATTGTGTCTTGGACTGGGATCATTGTAGGGTGTGGGCAGAATGGAAGAGCGAAGGAAgctattacattttttaatcaGATGCTACAATCTGGATTGAAGCCAAATGAAGTCACCTTTCTAGGTGTTCTTTCTGCCTGTAGACATGCTGGTTTGGTCAGAGAGGCATGGACCATATTTGAGTCCATGAAAGCTGAGTTTGGAGTGGAACCTCATTTAGAGCATTATTATTGCATGGTTGATCTTCTTGGTCAAGCTGGATGCTTCCAGGAGGCAAGAAAGCTGATTGCTGACATGCCATTTGAGCCTGACAAAACAATTTGGAGCTCCATGCTTAAGGCCTGTGGAACTCACAAGAATATTGAACTGGTTGGTGTTGTAGCTGAACAGCTAATTGCGGCATCACCAGAAGACCCTTCCATATATGTGATGCTTTCAAACATTTATGCTGAATTGGAAATGTGGGATAGTTTAAGCAAAGTGAGGAATGCTTGCAAGAAACTGGGCAGAAAAGAAGCAGGAATGAGCTGGATTGAGATTACAAGTTAA